Proteins co-encoded in one Taeniopygia guttata chromosome 4, bTaeGut7.mat, whole genome shotgun sequence genomic window:
- the PDCL2 gene encoding LOW QUALITY PROTEIN: phosducin-like protein 2 (The sequence of the model RefSeq protein was modified relative to this genomic sequence to represent the inferred CDS: inserted 3 bases in 2 codons; deleted 1 base in 1 codon; substituted 1 base at 1 genomic stop codon), whose product MHHGSHLEEDLIGTGVTIHLKTQMLLMEIERNSTQKHNGGTCRTTASQNGSGWEGKQWVISSSTLAPAGSFQSTRHRIASSQFLTVTTAALLEWKCLQRKQKYVKLRESCGKQYAKEVTNAPEDVWAIINLYWSSIPMCLLVNEHLKLLAXKFPEGKFLKAIVNCCTQNYXRCLATIFIYKXGEIQGRFIGIAKHGGRDLKSTS is encoded by the exons ATGCACCATGGTTCTCATTTAGAAGAAGACTTAATTGGAACTGGGGTCACAATTCACTTGAAAACTCAAATGCTTCTGATGGAGATTGAAAGAAACTCTACTCAGAAGCATAA TGGTGGTACCTGCAGAACGACAGCATCACAGAACGGGTCAGGCTGGGAGGGAAAACAGTGGGTCATCAGTTCCAGCACCCTTGCTCCAGCAGGGTCATTCCAGAGCACAcggcacaggattgcatccagcCAGTTCTTGACTGTCACCA CAGCAGCACTTCTAGAATGGAAATGTCTTCAGAGGAAGCAAAAGTATGTGAAGCTAAGAGAAAGTTGTGGAAAGCAGTATGCGAAAGAAGTT ACAAATGCTCCAGAGGATGTTTGGGCTATAATTAATCTTTATTGGTCAAG TATCCCAATGTGTTTACTGGTTAATGAACACCTCAAACTGCTGGCCTGAAAGTTTCCAGAAGGCAAGTTTCTCAAAGCCATTGTAAACTGCTGCACTCAGAATTA AAGGTGTTTAGCCacaatatttatatata ctGGTGAAATACAAGGCAGGTTCATTGGGATAGCTAAACATGGGGGAAGAGATCTAAAGTCCACTTCTTAA